The following proteins are encoded in a genomic region of Arachis ipaensis cultivar K30076 chromosome B02, Araip1.1, whole genome shotgun sequence:
- the LOC107628246 gene encoding receptor-like protein kinase FERONIA, with protein sequence MGLLRGMCCFSKSNISIETKPSNPTLTSTKQLFSNQRLVSTKQPSSIIKELCHHFSLAELQSSTNNFNHSSIIGEGGFGVVYKGHLKQNSAAVAVKRCKKESIFGFSEFKNEVVLLSQLHHPNLMSLVGFCVERNELVLVYEYMSNGSLFDHIHPNKIIRDPLPWKLRLKICIGVARGLHYLHTGLKYAIIHRHIKSRNIVLDHNWEPKISGLFLSKRGPYSMSKSLIRVNSRVMSTCGYSDPEYAATGDLTEKSDVYSFGIVLLEVFSAKSAMDLIKEHLKHKYLVKSYAEEIVDPFLKSKIDPSCWNLFVDIAHRCLVVDGRERPDMGEVEVELEHALQLQEEADSKYEPNANS encoded by the coding sequence ATGGGTTTGCTTCGAGGCATGTGTTGTTTCTCTAAGTCAAATATCTCAATAGAAACAAAACCTTCTAATCCAACCCTCACCTCAACAAAAcaactcttttcaaatcaaaGACTTGTCTCAACAAAACAACCATCATCCATAATAAAAGAACTTTGCCACCACTTTTCACTTGCTGAGTTACAATCATCAACAAATAACTTCAACCATTCTTCCATAATCGGAGAAGGCGGATTTGGCGTTGTTTACAAAGGTCATTTGAAGCAAAATTCCGCCGCAGTCGCCGTCAAGCGATGCAAAAAAGAATCAATCTTCGGTTTCTCAGAGTTTAAGAACGAGGTTGTCTTGCTCTCACAGCTACACCACCCTAATCTCATGTCATTAGTTGGATTTTGTGTCGAAAGAAACGAGTTAGTTCTTGTTTATGAATACATGTCTAATGGTTCCCTTTTTGATCATATTCATCCTAATAAAATTATAAGGGATCCACTCCCATGGAAACTTAGGCTTAAGATTTGCATTGGAGTAGCGCGTGGACTACACTATCTTCACACAGGACTCAAGTATGCAATCATACACCGTCACATTAAATCGCGCAACATTGTTTTAGATCATAACTGGGAACCGAAAATTTCGGGGTTGTTCTTGTCCAAAAGAGGTCCATATAGCATGTCAAAATCATTGATTAGAGTTAATTCGAGAGTAATGTCAACATGTGGATATAGTGATCCAGAATATGCAGCAACCGGTGATTTAACTGAAAAATCGGATGTGTATTCATTTGGTATAGTTCTATTAGAAGTTTTTAGTGCTAAGTCAGCAATGGATCTTATTAAGGAACATTTGAAACATAAGTATTTGGTGAAGTCATATGCAGAGGAAATTGTTGATCCGTTTCTGAAGTCAAAGATTGATCCAAGTTGTTGGAATTTGTTTGTTGACATTGCTCATCGATGTTTGGTTGTTGATGGAAGAGAGAGGCCAGATATGGGTGAAGTGGAAGTGGAGCTTGAACATGCATTGCAATTGCAAGAGGAAGCTGACTCCAAATATGAGCCGAATGCCAATTCCTAA
- the LOC107628247 gene encoding cysteine-rich repeat secretory protein 11: MSIIKRHYSHPFLLLFTTVILLFLLPLSDAADNTSLVYKVCSDQKLHDPSGVYSQNLKSLLVSLVSQSSQKPFFTTNSGTGQNNMIMGLYQCRGDLSNTACYNCVSKVPYILENLCGKVVAARIQLSGCYLRYEVVGYKQVPETQLLYKVCGSKQANGDGGDGFEEKRDSAFGMVENGVKSSNGGKLFYKGSYQSLNVMGQCEGDLAIDDCGDCVKSAEEQAKAECGDSFQAQIYLHKCFLSYSFYPKGVSSTMPSSTAESAAQGDTKKTAAIALGVFAAISFCCVVFLCVKSVMDKKRDGTWK, encoded by the exons ATGAGCATTATCAAAAGGCACTATTCTcacccttttcttcttctcttcactaCTGTtattcttctcttccttcttcctctgtCAGATGCTGCAGATAACACAAGCTTGGTTTACAAAGTTTGTTCAGATCAGAAACTACATGACCCATCTGGGGTTTACTCACAGAACCTCAAATCCTTATTGGTTTCTCTTGTTTCACAATCTTCACAAAAACCTTTCTTCACAACAAATTCTGGCACTGGCCAGAATAATATGATCATGGGTTTGTACCAATGCAGAGGAGATTTATCAAACACTGCTTGCTACAACTGTGTCAGCAAAGTTCCTTACATTTTGGAAAATCTTTGTGGCAAG GTGGTGGCTGCGAGAATCCAACTAAGTGGTTGTTATCTGAGGTACGAGGTTGTGGGGTACAAGCAGGTTCCTGAGACTCAGTTACTTTACAAGGTTTGTGGTTCAAAACAAGCAAATGGAGATGGTGGTGATGGGTTTGAGGAGAAAAGGGACTCAGCTTTTGGCATGGTGGAGAATGGAGTGAAGAGTAGTAATGGTGGGAAATTGTTCTACAAAGGGAGTTACCAGTCTTTGAATGTAATGGGGCAGTGTGAGGGTGATTTGGCCATTGATGATTGTGGTGATTGTGTTAAGAGTGCTGAGGAACAAGCCAAAGCTGAGTGTGGTGACTCATTTCAAGCACAGATTTATCTCCATAAGTGCTTCCTCAGTTATAGCTTTTACCCTAAGGGAGTTTCTTCCACCatgccatcttcaactgcag AGTCAGCAGCCCAAGGAGACACTAAAAAAACAGCAGCCATTGCTCTGGGGGTATTTGCAGCTATTAGTTTCTGCTGCGTTGTTTTCTTGTGTGTCAAGTCAGTGATGGATAAAAAAAGAGATGGAACTTGGAAGTGA
- the LOC107628248 gene encoding mitochondrial import receptor subunit TOM9-2 — translation MSSSQSRRGGVSLPERPGGRDDSLIVKISRSPIVARGKQAAGDAAFVAKKLLRSTGKAAWIAGTTFLILVVPLIIEMDREQQLNEYELQQASILGTPASIGPPK, via the coding sequence ATGTCGTCATCGCAATCCAGAAGAGGCGGAGTGTCCCTCCCTGAGAGGCCAGGAGGCCGAGACGACTCCCTCATCGTGAAGATCTCCCGCTCCCCCATCGTTGCCCGCGGAAAACAGGCCGCCGGAGACGCCGCCTTCGTGGCCAAGAAGCTCCTCCGCAGCACCGGAAAAGCCGCATGGATCGCCGGCACAACGTTCCTCATCCTCGTTGTCCCTCTCATCATCGAAATGGATCGCGAGCAGCAGCTCAACGAGTACGAGCTCCAGCAGGCCAGCATCCTTGGAACTCCCGCCTCCATTGGTCCTCCTAAGTGA